From Cellulomonas chengniuliangii, the proteins below share one genomic window:
- a CDS encoding TetR/AcrR family transcriptional regulator — translation MTGTPTEVDGAHRPAAPRKRADARRNEETLLAAAARVFVTSGVDAPVRDIAAAAGVGIGTIYRHFPTRADLIVAVYRHQVEACAEAGPALLETSSSPHAALAAWIDLFVDFLVTKHGLAGALQSDHASYDALHAYFIDRLLPVAAQLLDAAAAAGEIRPGLDPYVLMRGIGNLCIASTDERYDARRMVELVVAGMRQQ, via the coding sequence ATGACGGGCACCCCCACCGAGGTCGACGGCGCCCACCGGCCCGCGGCGCCGCGCAAGCGCGCCGACGCCCGGCGCAACGAGGAGACGCTGCTCGCCGCCGCGGCACGCGTGTTCGTCACCTCAGGCGTCGACGCGCCAGTCCGCGACATCGCCGCAGCGGCCGGCGTCGGGATCGGCACCATCTACCGCCACTTCCCCACCCGCGCCGACCTGATCGTCGCCGTCTACCGGCACCAGGTCGAGGCGTGCGCCGAGGCCGGCCCCGCACTGCTCGAGACCAGCAGCTCCCCGCACGCGGCTCTCGCGGCCTGGATCGACCTCTTCGTGGACTTCCTCGTCACCAAGCACGGCCTCGCCGGAGCACTGCAGTCCGACCACGCGTCCTACGACGCCCTGCACGCCTACTTCATCGACCGGCTGCTGCCGGTGGCCGCCCAGCTCCTCGACGCGGCGGCCGCCGCGGGCGAGATCCGGCCCGGCCTGGACCCCTACGTGCTCATGCGCGGCATCGGGAACCTGTGCATCGCCTCGACCGACGAGCGGTACGACGCCCGCCGCATGGTCGAGCTCGTCGTCGCGGGCATGCGCCAGCAGTGA
- a CDS encoding LacI family DNA-binding transcriptional regulator: MTHPGRRRATIHDVAAEAGVSRGTVSRLLNGTSYVSSEAREAIEKAIAKVGYVQNTAARNLVTQRSRAVGFLVHEPHELFLDDPNIGAILLGANEVVSEADFQLVVLVLDSERDSQRVADYLRGGFVDGAVLVSARQHDTIAGAVERLGLPAVFIGHPPGHPAIPYVGIDNRSAARSVTQELLATGRERVAMVACALDRDSGSDRLAGFRDALGERFDPRLVVDHLLYSYASGLEGARELLRREPAIDGIFAASDAVAAGVLEALREAGRSVPGDVGVVGFDDSAWAVRCVPALSTVRQPARLMGRRAAEIVLGQIQGAEVEPGGALLDTEVVWRASA; encoded by the coding sequence ATGACTCATCCGGGCCGGCGCCGTGCCACGATCCACGATGTCGCCGCCGAGGCGGGGGTCTCGAGAGGAACTGTGTCCCGGCTGCTCAACGGCACGTCATACGTCTCCTCGGAGGCGCGGGAGGCCATCGAGAAGGCCATCGCCAAGGTCGGCTACGTGCAGAACACGGCGGCGCGCAACCTCGTGACCCAGCGCTCGCGGGCAGTCGGCTTCCTGGTCCACGAACCGCACGAGCTGTTCCTTGACGACCCGAACATCGGCGCCATCCTGTTGGGCGCCAACGAGGTGGTCTCCGAGGCGGACTTCCAGCTCGTGGTGCTCGTGCTGGACTCCGAGCGCGACAGCCAGCGCGTCGCCGACTACCTGCGCGGCGGGTTCGTCGACGGCGCGGTGCTCGTCTCCGCTCGCCAGCACGACACCATCGCGGGGGCGGTCGAGCGGCTCGGGCTGCCCGCGGTGTTCATCGGGCACCCGCCGGGGCATCCTGCGATCCCGTACGTCGGCATCGACAACCGCTCGGCGGCTCGCTCGGTGACGCAGGAGCTGCTCGCGACGGGCCGGGAGCGAGTGGCGATGGTCGCGTGCGCGCTCGACCGCGACTCCGGCTCCGACCGGCTCGCCGGGTTCCGCGACGCGCTCGGCGAGCGGTTCGACCCCCGGCTCGTCGTCGACCACCTCCTGTACTCGTACGCGAGCGGCCTCGAGGGCGCCCGGGAGCTGCTGCGACGCGAGCCGGCGATCGACGGCATCTTCGCGGCGTCGGACGCGGTCGCCGCGGGGGTGCTCGAGGCGCTGCGCGAAGCCGGGCGCTCGGTGCCGGGCGACGTCGGCGTCGTCGGGTTCGACGACAGCGCGTGGGCGGTGCGGTGCGTGCCCGCGCTCTCGACCGTGCGCCAACCCGCGCGCCTGATGGGCCGACGCGCCGCGGAGATCGTGCTCGGGCAGATCCAGGGCGCCGAGGTGGAGCCCGGGGGCGCGCTGCTCGACACCGAGGTGGTCTGGCGCGCGTCGGCGTGA
- a CDS encoding alpha-galactosidase produces MIQHLRAAGSSLVLDVPVQGGGGLPAVLHWGRDLGPLDDDALAGLAAALVPAVPPSAIDTPLRLTILPTREQGWTGRPGFEGFWSGSGSGSGSGEPAAALVLVGAEPVGDRGVRLRLGDAAGGLAVTTDAELTEHGVLRVRSTLENRSDDTFVLGSLDATLPVPDRAREVLDFTGLWAHERRPQRMPLGHGAWTRETRHGRPGHDDPFLVVAGTPGFGFRTGEVWATHVAWSGDRRQWAERHALGRTLLGGGELLAPGEVRLAPGERYSAPWLVAAWSDSGLDGLSDRFHPWIRSWSTIRRARPVVLNTWEAVYFDHDHATLDRLVDAAADVGVERFVLDDGWFTGRTDATRALGDWAVDPVAWPDGLHPLVERVHARGMELGLWVEPEMVSPDSDLARAHPDWIVGGENLPTWRDQRTLDLGHPGAYAHVREALAALLDEYPITSLKWDHNRDLLHGSAHRQTTALYRLIDELRARFPAVEIESCASGGARIDLGILERVDRVWTSDTNDPLERQSIQRWTGVLVPPEYLGGHLGAPRAHTTGRVSTTGFRCATAMFGSAGIEWDLTRASADELDEVRSWVAEHVARRGLLHSGRVVRADSADPGALVHGVVAPDGGKALFAVVALTAAEAALPAPVRLVGLDPERVYRVRTVGAAPLLVQAAPPPWLACGEVTLPGRVLVETGLAALLLAPENAVLLAVDAVDAVGALDPLGPVAAPDDVTFSA; encoded by the coding sequence ATGATCCAGCACCTGCGCGCAGCAGGGTCGAGCCTCGTGCTCGACGTCCCGGTGCAGGGCGGTGGGGGCCTTCCCGCCGTCCTGCACTGGGGGCGTGACCTGGGCCCGCTCGACGACGACGCCCTCGCCGGGCTCGCCGCCGCGCTGGTCCCGGCCGTCCCGCCGAGCGCGATCGACACCCCGCTGCGCCTGACGATCCTGCCGACCCGCGAGCAGGGGTGGACGGGGCGCCCGGGATTCGAAGGCTTCTGGTCGGGGTCGGGGTCGGGGTCGGGGTCGGGGGAGCCGGCGGCCGCGCTCGTCCTGGTCGGCGCCGAGCCCGTGGGCGACCGCGGGGTCCGGCTGCGCCTCGGCGACGCCGCGGGCGGGCTCGCCGTGACGACCGACGCCGAGCTCACCGAGCACGGCGTCCTCCGCGTTCGCAGCACGCTGGAGAACCGCAGTGACGACACGTTCGTGCTGGGCTCGCTCGACGCGACCCTCCCGGTGCCGGACCGCGCCCGCGAGGTGCTCGACTTCACCGGCCTGTGGGCGCACGAGCGGCGCCCGCAGCGCATGCCTCTCGGCCACGGCGCCTGGACGCGCGAGACGCGTCACGGCCGGCCCGGCCACGACGACCCCTTCCTCGTGGTCGCGGGGACGCCCGGGTTCGGGTTCCGCACGGGGGAGGTCTGGGCGACTCATGTCGCATGGAGCGGCGATAGGCGCCAGTGGGCCGAGCGCCACGCCCTGGGGCGCACGCTCCTGGGCGGCGGCGAGCTGCTCGCGCCCGGGGAGGTGCGGCTCGCGCCGGGGGAGCGGTACTCCGCGCCGTGGCTCGTCGCGGCATGGTCCGACTCGGGGCTCGACGGCTTGTCCGACCGGTTCCACCCATGGATCCGGTCCTGGTCGACGATCCGGCGCGCCCGACCGGTCGTGCTCAACACGTGGGAGGCCGTCTACTTCGACCACGACCACGCGACCCTCGACCGCCTGGTCGATGCCGCAGCGGATGTGGGCGTCGAGCGGTTCGTGCTCGACGACGGGTGGTTCACCGGCCGCACCGACGCCACGCGGGCACTCGGCGACTGGGCCGTCGACCCGGTCGCGTGGCCGGACGGCCTGCACCCGCTCGTCGAACGCGTCCACGCGCGCGGCATGGAGCTCGGGCTCTGGGTCGAGCCCGAGATGGTCAGCCCGGACTCCGACCTCGCACGTGCCCACCCTGACTGGATAGTGGGCGGCGAGAACCTGCCGACGTGGCGCGACCAGCGCACGCTCGACCTCGGCCACCCCGGCGCGTACGCGCACGTGCGTGAAGCCCTCGCCGCGCTGCTCGACGAGTACCCGATCACCTCCCTCAAGTGGGACCACAACCGCGACCTGCTGCACGGCTCGGCCCACCGCCAGACGACCGCGCTCTACCGGCTGATCGACGAGCTCCGCGCGCGGTTCCCCGCAGTCGAGATCGAGTCGTGCGCGTCTGGGGGAGCCCGCATCGACCTGGGGATCCTCGAGCGCGTCGACAGGGTGTGGACCTCCGACACGAACGACCCGCTCGAACGCCAGAGCATCCAGCGCTGGACCGGCGTGCTCGTGCCGCCCGAGTACCTGGGCGGCCACCTCGGGGCGCCGCGGGCGCACACGACCGGCCGTGTCTCGACCACCGGGTTCCGATGCGCGACGGCCATGTTCGGCAGCGCCGGGATCGAGTGGGACCTCACCCGCGCGAGCGCCGACGAGCTCGACGAGGTCCGGTCCTGGGTCGCCGAGCACGTGGCCCGACGCGGACTGCTCCACTCAGGGCGGGTCGTGCGCGCCGACAGCGCGGACCCGGGCGCCCTGGTGCACGGCGTCGTCGCCCCCGACGGCGGCAAGGCGCTGTTCGCGGTCGTCGCCCTCACGGCAGCGGAAGCGGCGCTGCCAGCCCCGGTGCGCCTCGTCGGGCTCGACCCGGAGCGCGTCTACCGCGTGCGGACCGTTGGCGCCGCTCCGCTGCTCGTGCAGGCCGCGCCCCCACCATGGCTCGCATGCGGCGAGGTCACACTGCCCGGACGGGTCCTCGTCGAGACCGGGCTGGCCGCGCTGCTGCTCGCCCCCGAGAATGCGGTCCTGCTCGCGGTCGACGCGGTCGACGCGGTCGGCGCGCTCGACCCGCTCGGCCCGGTCGCGGCGCCCGACGACGTTACATTCAGCGCATGA